In one window of Paracholeplasma morum DNA:
- a CDS encoding ROK family protein, with translation MYVFGIDVGGTSVKIGLLNDQGDLLESWAIPTDISNNGDNILYDIADSVKEYMKTKNITNHDILGFGFGLPGPVFEDVAIRCPNLGWVDVNVREAFCVAYGKSVTVKAGNDATVAAAGEYWQRNIKGDVVFITLGTGVGGGIIANGKVIDGAHGGGGEIGHIRVNFEHPQDCTCGLQGCLETECSIRGITKMARTLLEKGDLPSVLRNDQTLNPRVIFNEAKKGDAVGLAVADKVGYYLGIACASIAVTTDPKTFIIGGGISNAGSILIDNIKKHYVNFAHFAVKDMPFELANLGNDAGMYGAAYLVISEAKH, from the coding sequence ATGTATGTTTTTGGGATTGATGTTGGTGGAACATCAGTAAAAATTGGATTATTAAATGACCAAGGGGATTTATTAGAATCTTGGGCTATACCTACAGATATATCGAACAATGGTGATAATATTTTATATGACATTGCCGATAGTGTAAAAGAATATATGAAAACAAAAAATATTACCAATCACGACATTTTAGGGTTTGGATTCGGACTTCCAGGTCCTGTATTTGAAGATGTTGCTATCAGATGCCCTAATTTAGGATGGGTAGATGTTAATGTGAGAGAAGCATTTTGTGTCGCATATGGTAAGAGTGTTACCGTAAAGGCTGGTAATGATGCGACTGTAGCAGCTGCTGGAGAATACTGGCAACGCAATATCAAAGGGGACGTTGTCTTCATCACACTAGGAACTGGTGTTGGTGGTGGTATTATTGCTAATGGCAAAGTCATTGATGGTGCGCATGGTGGTGGCGGAGAAATCGGTCATATTCGTGTCAACTTTGAACACCCTCAAGATTGTACTTGTGGCTTACAAGGTTGTTTAGAAACCGAATGTTCAATTAGAGGCATAACTAAGATGGCGAGAACGTTATTAGAAAAGGGCGATTTACCATCAGTATTAAGAAACGATCAAACACTTAATCCTCGTGTTATCTTTAATGAAGCTAAAAAAGGGGATGCAGTAGGCTTAGCTGTTGCAGATAAAGTCGGGTATTACCTAGGTATTGCTTGTGCGTCAATCGCTGTGACTACAGATCCAAAAACATTTATTATTGGTGGTGGCATTTCAAATGCAGGATCCATATTAATTGATAACATTAAGAAACATTACGTTAACTTTGCTCATTTCGCTGTGAAAGATATGCCTTTTGAGTTGGCTAATCTTGGTAATGATGCAGGTATGTACGGTGCGGCGTATTTGGTAATTAGCGAGGCTAAACACTAA
- a CDS encoding MarR family winged helix-turn-helix transcriptional regulator, giving the protein MSRSKDVINELLVEVFNHILSIEGQTLKERGVKLSMTEVHVLEAINNSTLKTMGDVARKLRITLGTLTTSIDVLVRKKYVIRNRAKDDKRKVLLHLTDQALEVLKIHEGFHDEMIESLMVDLNIEKDEALVKSLENISNYFKQKY; this is encoded by the coding sequence ATGAGTCGTTCGAAAGATGTAATCAATGAGTTGTTAGTAGAGGTATTTAATCACATTCTCTCCATAGAAGGACAAACGTTAAAAGAACGTGGTGTTAAATTATCGATGACTGAAGTCCATGTACTAGAAGCCATCAACAATTCGACGCTTAAAACCATGGGGGATGTAGCGAGAAAGCTCCGTATAACACTCGGAACTTTAACCACATCTATTGATGTTCTTGTTCGAAAAAAATACGTGATTAGAAATCGTGCTAAGGACGATAAACGTAAAGTTTTGTTACATCTAACGGATCAAGCTCTTGAAGTGCTTAAGATACATGAAGGGTTTCATGACGAAATGATTGAATCATTAATGGTCGACCTAAACATCGAAAAAGATGAAGCACTTGTGAAATCCCTAGAGAATATCTCAAATTATTTTAAGCAAAAATACTGA
- the rpsJ gene encoding 30S ribosomal protein S10 yields the protein MAKEVIKIRLKAYDHRLIDQSAKKIIESVLKTGAKVHGPIPLPTEKEIFTILRSPHVNKDSREQFERRTHKRLIEILDPNAQTIEALMHIDLPSGVDIVLKK from the coding sequence ATGGCAAAAGAAGTTATCAAAATTCGTTTAAAGGCTTACGATCACAGATTAATTGATCAATCAGCTAAGAAGATCATTGAAAGTGTCTTAAAGACTGGGGCTAAGGTTCACGGACCAATTCCGCTTCCAACTGAAAAAGAAATTTTCACAATCTTACGTTCACCACACGTTAACAAAGATTCACGTGAACAATTCGAACGTCGTACTCACAAGAGATTGATTGAAATCTTAGATCCAAATGCTCAAACGATTGAAGCACTTATGCATATTGACTTACCATCAGGTGTCGATATCGTATTAAAGAAGTAA
- a CDS encoding putative PEP-binding protein: MNYSGIKELDPMYIRNSNGIGLYRSEFLYYELGRFPTVEEQVMIFDNLLRSFYPKPVVIRTYDFGEDKTPIGMHIETRGVASYILHLKDDFVNQIKALLISHSRYDNLRIMIPMVFQKDDLDVFKKILDGVQEDLKLTSEQPKVGVMIETKEAFNHLEDFATADFISIGTNDLGNSLFGYGRDQSVDRSRYVESLCEAIDVISLFAREKQIGCTICGDIASQKDGFLRLLKQGETNFSIAIPFLKEAKQLINQDK, encoded by the coding sequence ATTAACTACAGTGGTATAAAAGAACTGGATCCTATGTACATTAGAAACTCTAATGGCATCGGATTATATCGAAGTGAATTCTTGTATTATGAGCTAGGTAGATTCCCAACAGTAGAAGAACAAGTCATGATTTTTGATAACTTACTAAGAAGTTTTTACCCTAAACCTGTTGTCATTAGAACATATGATTTTGGAGAAGATAAGACCCCAATTGGTATGCATATTGAGACTAGAGGGGTTGCTTCCTATATTTTGCACTTAAAAGATGACTTTGTTAATCAAATTAAAGCACTATTAATCTCTCACTCGAGATATGATAATCTGCGTATTATGATTCCGATGGTGTTTCAAAAAGATGATTTAGACGTCTTTAAGAAAATCCTTGACGGTGTACAGGAAGACCTAAAATTAACTTCTGAGCAACCTAAAGTAGGCGTTATGATCGAAACCAAAGAAGCTTTCAATCATTTAGAAGATTTTGCAACTGCAGATTTTATCTCTATTGGTACCAATGATCTTGGCAATAGTTTATTTGGGTACGGACGTGATCAATCTGTTGATAGAAGTAGATACGTTGAATCCCTTTGTGAAGCCATTGATGTCATCTCGCTTTTCGCAAGAGAAAAACAGATCGGTTGTACAATTTGCGGGGATATTGCCAGCCAAAAAGATGGGTTCCTTCGTCTCTTAAAACAAGGAGAAACCAACTTTAGTATCGCAATACCATTCTTAAAAGAAGCCAAACAGCTGATTAATCAAGATAAGTAA
- a CDS encoding phosphoenolpyruvate-utilizing N-terminal domain-containing protein: MVLDVIARGVAFAKAYIPETVDFNAETKNVKLEEVLASVIHEINEMLNQASDNQDILLFQLAILNDSALFSDIKTRLKQTNSLSQALNQAMGVYIGDLLKSNDPYLRARVVDIEDVKSRVIRKAHSVMGMVDENIILCVDELYPSLIFEYQSHIKAILALKGSNLSHGAILARERNIPFMIIDSFDFNSMDSILVDANNGMYHVNPNPDLVSVVMTEHEKE; encoded by the coding sequence ATGGTTTTGGATGTAATCGCAAGAGGCGTTGCCTTTGCAAAAGCATACATACCAGAAACAGTAGACTTTAACGCTGAAACCAAAAACGTAAAACTAGAAGAAGTTCTAGCATCAGTCATTCATGAGATTAATGAAATGCTTAATCAAGCATCTGATAACCAAGATATATTGTTATTCCAACTAGCAATACTTAATGACAGTGCACTATTCTCAGACATCAAAACAAGACTTAAGCAAACAAACTCATTGTCACAAGCGCTAAATCAAGCTATGGGTGTCTATATTGGAGACCTTTTGAAAAGCAACGATCCTTATTTAAGAGCTAGAGTTGTGGACATTGAAGACGTCAAATCAAGAGTCATCCGCAAAGCCCATTCAGTAATGGGAATGGTGGATGAGAATATCATACTTTGTGTGGATGAACTCTATCCTTCACTCATATTCGAATATCAAAGCCATATCAAAGCGATTTTGGCTTTAAAAGGGTCTAATCTATCACATGGAGCTATTCTTGCACGAGAAAGAAACATTCCATTCATGATTATTGACTCATTTGACTTTAATTCGATGGATTCGATATTGGTAGATGCCAATAATGGCATGTATCATGTGAATCCAAACCCAGATTTAGTCAGTGTCGTTATGACAGAACATGAAAAAGAATAA